One region of Termitidicoccus mucosus genomic DNA includes:
- the rhaT gene encoding L-rhamnose/proton symporter RhaT, translating to MPTSFLGVVFHWLGGLASGSFYVPYKGVKKWSWETYWLVGGFFSWIICPIFFASAMTNDLFAVIRAQSWNTLCVTYLFGVMWGMGGLTFGLTMRYLGMSLGMGVALGYCTVFGTLLPPIFKVFVDVPDVYIAETIGQIFATTPGKITLAGIVVTMAGIAIAAYAGLTKEREMPEAEKKKAIAEFNFRKGILVATFSGVMSAGMAFAMSAGNPIGTASLAAGTDSIWTGLPKLVVILLGGFTTNFIWCVLLNIKNRTGYQYLASHVRPEHAGVAPMHLAGGPAAEPSREQLKVPVAPNYLFSALAGATWYFQFFFYTMGETKMKEANSDFASWTLHMASIIIFSTLWGIYFKEWKGASAKARGLIFAGIATLVFSTVVIGFGTWLKTRG from the coding sequence ATGCCCACCTCATTCCTCGGCGTTGTTTTCCACTGGCTCGGCGGCCTGGCCTCCGGCTCCTTCTATGTGCCCTACAAGGGCGTGAAAAAATGGTCGTGGGAGACCTACTGGCTCGTCGGCGGGTTCTTTTCCTGGATCATCTGCCCGATTTTTTTCGCGTCGGCGATGACCAATGACCTCTTCGCGGTCATCCGCGCGCAAAGCTGGAACACGCTTTGCGTCACCTACCTCTTCGGCGTGATGTGGGGCATGGGCGGGCTGACGTTCGGGCTGACGATGCGCTACCTCGGCATGTCGCTGGGCATGGGGGTGGCGCTGGGCTACTGCACGGTGTTCGGCACGCTGCTGCCGCCGATCTTCAAGGTGTTTGTGGACGTGCCCGACGTGTATATCGCCGAGACCATCGGGCAGATTTTCGCCACCACGCCGGGCAAGATCACGCTGGCCGGCATCGTCGTGACCATGGCCGGCATCGCCATCGCGGCCTACGCGGGGCTGACGAAGGAGCGCGAGATGCCGGAGGCGGAAAAGAAGAAGGCCATCGCGGAGTTCAATTTCAGGAAGGGCATCCTGGTGGCGACGTTTTCCGGGGTGATGAGCGCGGGCATGGCGTTCGCGATGAGCGCGGGCAACCCGATCGGCACCGCCTCGCTCGCGGCCGGCACGGACTCGATCTGGACGGGCCTGCCGAAACTGGTGGTGATCCTGCTGGGCGGGTTCACGACGAATTTCATCTGGTGCGTGCTGCTGAACATCAAGAACCGGACCGGCTACCAATACCTGGCCAGCCACGTGCGGCCCGAGCACGCGGGCGTCGCGCCGATGCACCTGGCGGGCGGCCCGGCGGCGGAGCCGTCGCGCGAGCAGCTCAAGGTGCCGGTGGCGCCGAACTACCTGTTTTCCGCGCTGGCGGGTGCGACGTGGTATTTCCAGTTTTTCTTCTACACGATGGGCGAGACGAAGATGAAGGAGGCAAACTCGGATTTCGCGAGCTGGACGCTGCACATGGCGAGCATCATCATCTTCAGCACGCTGTGGGGGATTTATTTCAAGGAATGGAAGGGCGCGAGCGCGAAGGCGCGCGGCCTGATCTTCGCGGGCATCGCGACGCTGGTGTTTTCGACCGTGGTCATCGGTTTCGGCACCTGGCTGAAGACCCGCGGTTGA
- a CDS encoding HIT family protein gives MEQLHAYWRMEYIEAPRLPASKRPFTDLPALGDDRAALIVHRSPLSYLMLNRYPYNPGHLLAIPFREVADIEELDPAERADLFDIIVFAKRLLRATIKPDAFNLGFNLGIASGGSIAHLHGHIVPRWNGDNNFMPVLGQTRVLPQALETIWEKLSAAAAVETKK, from the coding sequence ATGGAGCAGCTTCACGCCTACTGGCGCATGGAATACATCGAGGCCCCGCGCCTCCCCGCGTCGAAACGCCCCTTCACCGACCTGCCCGCGCTCGGTGACGACCGCGCCGCGCTCATCGTGCATCGCAGCCCCCTCTCCTACCTAATGCTCAACCGCTACCCCTACAATCCCGGCCACCTCCTCGCCATCCCCTTCCGCGAAGTCGCCGACATCGAGGAACTCGACCCCGCCGAACGCGCCGACCTCTTCGACATCATCGTCTTCGCCAAGCGCCTCCTGCGCGCGACCATCAAGCCCGACGCCTTCAACCTCGGCTTCAACCTCGGCATCGCGTCCGGCGGCAGCATCGCGCACCTGCACGGCCACATCGTCCCACGCTGGAACGGCGACAACAACTTCATGCCCGTCCTCGGCCAGACCCGCGTGCTCCCGCAGGCGCTCGAAACCATCTGGGAAAAACTCTCCGCCGCCGCCGCCGTGGAAACCAAAAAGTAA
- the lnt gene encoding apolipoprotein N-acyltransferase: MSKPSYLAPESDMFNTGPSYWQTNAWWMAPLAVFALTVAMTVFSFPPFNAGELAYIFAVPAIFWAFKRPRLKVFLPVVFGAQAAAWTILLAWLHNVTWLGLFLLGPFVGAWIGLWYAAVWWAAPRALGKPAPVRVAIMLGLAGLWVLIEWTRLWFLSGFPWLPLAASQWTRPFLLQVAAVTGAGGISFVLICFNLGAAAGLYRLFFERELKGLRRRSPEFMAALLVLGTSFLWVGDYMDSSGRRERVALIAVVEPNIPQAVKWDPAKADGILDALAKLTERASLTFPDLILWPESAMPFALKGDGPEARQWVESLARRVNTPLLIGGDSVETLPDGTRAWYNAAFVVDPEAGLREHYYKKRHLVPFGEYVPFRPLLGWLSKITDVGEGDFHPGGISGPLICGTRRTDVFAAGPLICYEDIFPNLTRDNTELGADLHVVLTNNGWFGQGGAAWQHAAHSILRAVETRRPVVRCSNGGWNGWIDEFGRTHDVMTNPDGSIYLRGTHTFDVRRSTSWKERETFYVRHGDWFLWACAGLLVLGLAAVRFGHLRVASRPD; encoded by the coding sequence ATGTCGAAACCCTCCTATCTCGCACCCGAATCGGATATGTTCAACACCGGGCCGTCCTATTGGCAGACCAACGCCTGGTGGATGGCTCCGCTGGCGGTCTTTGCGCTCACGGTGGCGATGACCGTGTTTTCCTTTCCCCCCTTCAACGCGGGCGAGCTCGCCTATATCTTCGCGGTGCCGGCGATTTTCTGGGCCTTCAAGCGGCCCCGGCTGAAAGTGTTCCTCCCGGTCGTGTTCGGCGCGCAGGCGGCGGCCTGGACGATTCTGCTCGCGTGGCTGCACAATGTCACGTGGCTGGGCCTGTTTCTGCTCGGGCCGTTTGTCGGCGCGTGGATCGGGCTCTGGTATGCCGCCGTGTGGTGGGCCGCCCCGCGCGCCCTGGGTAAACCGGCGCCGGTGCGCGTGGCGATCATGCTCGGCCTGGCCGGATTGTGGGTGCTCATCGAGTGGACGCGCCTGTGGTTCCTGAGCGGGTTTCCCTGGCTGCCGCTCGCGGCCAGCCAGTGGACGAGGCCGTTTCTGCTGCAAGTCGCGGCGGTGACCGGCGCCGGCGGCATTTCATTCGTATTGATATGCTTCAATCTCGGCGCGGCGGCGGGTTTGTACCGGCTGTTTTTCGAGCGCGAGCTGAAGGGCCTGAGACGGCGCAGCCCGGAGTTCATGGCCGCGCTGCTGGTGCTCGGCACGTCGTTCCTGTGGGTCGGCGATTACATGGATTCCAGCGGCAGGCGGGAAAGGGTGGCGTTGATCGCGGTGGTGGAGCCCAATATCCCGCAGGCGGTGAAATGGGACCCGGCCAAGGCGGACGGCATCCTCGACGCGCTCGCCAAGCTCACGGAACGCGCGTCGCTCACGTTTCCCGACCTGATCCTGTGGCCGGAGTCGGCCATGCCGTTCGCGCTGAAGGGCGACGGCCCCGAGGCGCGCCAGTGGGTCGAGAGCCTCGCGCGCCGCGTCAACACGCCGCTGCTGATCGGCGGCGACAGCGTCGAAACCCTGCCCGACGGCACGCGCGCGTGGTATAACGCCGCCTTCGTGGTCGATCCGGAGGCGGGCCTGCGCGAACACTACTACAAAAAACGCCACCTGGTGCCCTTCGGCGAGTATGTGCCGTTTCGCCCGTTGCTCGGCTGGCTCAGCAAGATCACCGACGTGGGCGAAGGCGACTTCCACCCGGGCGGGATTTCGGGCCCCCTCATCTGCGGCACGCGGCGCACCGACGTGTTCGCGGCCGGCCCGCTGATCTGCTACGAGGACATTTTCCCGAACCTCACCCGCGACAACACCGAGCTCGGCGCCGACCTGCACGTGGTGCTCACCAACAACGGCTGGTTCGGCCAGGGCGGGGCCGCCTGGCAGCACGCGGCGCACTCGATCCTGCGCGCGGTGGAGACGCGCCGGCCGGTCGTGCGCTGCAGCAACGGCGGCTGGAACGGCTGGATCGACGAATTTGGCCGGACCCACGATGTGATGACCAACCCGGACGGCTCCATCTACCTGCGCGGCACGCACACCTTCGACGTGCGGCGCTCCACCAGTTGGAAGGAGCGGGAGACGTTCTACGTGCGCCACGGCGACTGGTTCCTGTGGGCCTGCGCCGGCCTGCTGGTGCTCGGCCTGGCGGCGGTGCGCTTCGGCCACCTGAGGGTCGCTTCGCGGCCGGATTAA
- a CDS encoding PhoH family protein — MPARTLHFPSPRHLHQLYAGREENLAHAEKQLGVTLATREDWLKIDGPADAVARAEALFNILNDARAQGVVIHSTDFHRFVDTIARGELDQLRALLAEPLVIATRRKTIIPKTLGQKLYLQSIRANPVVFGIGPAGTGKTYLAMAAAISALLKNEVERIILTRPAVEAGEALGFLPGDLREKILPYLRPLYDAMHDMLEPDDVARLTEKGIIEIAPLAYMRGRTLAQSFIVLDEAQNTTPEQMMMFLTRLGTNSRMVVTGDVTQIDLPRAKQSGLLEVSRILRDIPGIDIHHFSGADVVRHPLVLRIIEAYERYKNPIAGDAVE, encoded by the coding sequence ATGCCCGCCCGCACCCTGCACTTTCCCAGCCCGCGCCACCTTCACCAGCTCTACGCCGGCCGCGAGGAAAACCTCGCCCACGCCGAGAAGCAGCTCGGCGTCACCCTCGCCACGCGCGAGGACTGGCTGAAAATCGACGGCCCCGCCGACGCCGTCGCGCGCGCCGAGGCGCTTTTCAACATCCTCAACGACGCCCGCGCGCAGGGCGTCGTCATCCACTCCACCGATTTTCACCGCTTCGTGGACACCATCGCGCGCGGCGAACTCGACCAGCTCCGCGCCCTCCTCGCCGAGCCCCTCGTCATCGCCACCCGCCGCAAGACCATAATCCCCAAGACCCTCGGCCAGAAACTCTACCTCCAGTCCATTCGCGCCAACCCCGTCGTCTTCGGCATCGGCCCCGCCGGCACCGGCAAGACCTACCTCGCCATGGCCGCCGCCATCTCCGCGCTCCTGAAAAACGAGGTCGAGCGCATCATCCTCACCCGCCCCGCCGTCGAGGCCGGCGAGGCGCTCGGCTTCCTGCCCGGCGACCTCCGCGAAAAAATCCTCCCCTACCTCCGCCCGCTCTACGACGCGATGCACGACATGCTCGAACCCGACGACGTGGCGCGCCTCACCGAAAAAGGCATCATCGAGATCGCCCCCCTCGCCTACATGCGCGGCCGCACCCTCGCCCAGTCCTTCATCGTGCTCGACGAGGCCCAGAACACCACCCCCGAGCAGATGATGATGTTCCTCACCCGCCTCGGGACGAACTCCCGCATGGTGGTCACCGGCGACGTCACCCAGATCGACCTCCCCCGCGCAAAACAATCCGGCCTGCTGGAGGTGAGCCGCATCCTCCGCGACATTCCCGGCATCGACATCCATCATTTCAGCGGCGCGGACGTCGTCCGCCACCCCCTCGTCCTCCGCATCATCGAAGCCTACGAACGCTACAAAAACCCCATCGCCGGCGATGCCGTCGAATGA
- a CDS encoding Gfo/Idh/MocA family protein, which translates to MPSNNNTNTSGTAALRRRPFLKQILAAGAFPFIAGALPANLAAAATKKTDTAGADDAGHPTSGASQKIRIAYIGIGNQGAADIKQFEKTGLTEVVALCDTELGHHRTVATIKQFPKAKLYRDFRRLLDENARDLDAVLVATPDFSHFPAAMLALSLGLHVYVEKPVAHTFDQIDLLIAAAAKYKTRTGAALVTQMGNQGHSSANYYQFKNWAEAGILKNITRINAHMNNDRRWHWAKKPEFRGLDNYFPAELAPDWLDWNAWLATASDHPCSTRYLDGEWRCWFDFGNGALGDWGAHIFDTAHEFLRLGYPTEVAAVKLDGWNKFVFPQATTLQFKFPARDAANPALDLWWYDGMENLPPLPAGAGAIEEDKSIPTPGGGTGGRAKKNPPPGKELYRADGAIFQGGSHGSVLKQIAGAGENYPDYRKDKPDAHYGNFLRSILGEEQPHSPFAVSGPLCQTMAIGIIAQRVCRPGETLKFDAKAKRITNNAAANALLAHIPPRAGWEQFYKL; encoded by the coding sequence ATGCCCAGCAATAATAATACAAACACCTCCGGCACCGCCGCCCTCCGGCGCCGCCCATTCCTCAAGCAAATCCTCGCCGCCGGCGCCTTCCCCTTCATCGCCGGCGCCCTCCCGGCAAACCTTGCCGCCGCCGCCACAAAGAAAACAGACACCGCCGGCGCCGATGACGCCGGCCACCCCACCTCCGGCGCCTCGCAAAAAATCCGCATCGCCTACATCGGCATCGGCAACCAGGGAGCCGCCGACATCAAACAATTCGAGAAAACCGGCCTCACCGAGGTCGTCGCCCTCTGCGACACCGAACTCGGCCACCACCGCACCGTCGCCACCATAAAACAATTCCCCAAGGCGAAACTCTACCGCGACTTCCGCCGCCTCCTCGACGAAAACGCGCGGGATCTCGACGCCGTCCTCGTCGCCACGCCCGATTTCTCGCACTTCCCCGCCGCGATGCTGGCGCTCTCGCTCGGCCTGCACGTCTATGTCGAAAAACCCGTCGCCCACACCTTCGACCAGATAGACCTCCTCATCGCCGCCGCCGCCAAATACAAAACGCGCACCGGCGCCGCGCTCGTCACCCAAATGGGCAACCAGGGCCACTCGTCCGCCAATTATTACCAGTTCAAAAACTGGGCGGAGGCCGGCATATTAAAAAACATCACCCGCATAAACGCCCACATGAACAACGACCGCCGCTGGCACTGGGCGAAAAAGCCGGAGTTCCGCGGCCTCGACAATTATTTCCCCGCCGAGCTCGCGCCCGACTGGCTCGACTGGAACGCCTGGCTCGCCACCGCCTCCGACCACCCGTGCAGCACGCGCTACCTCGACGGCGAATGGCGCTGCTGGTTCGACTTCGGCAACGGCGCGCTCGGCGACTGGGGCGCGCACATTTTCGACACCGCGCACGAATTTCTGCGGCTCGGTTATCCGACCGAAGTCGCCGCCGTGAAACTCGACGGCTGGAACAAATTTGTTTTTCCGCAGGCGACGACATTGCAGTTCAAGTTCCCCGCGCGCGACGCCGCCAACCCCGCCCTCGACCTCTGGTGGTATGACGGCATGGAAAACCTCCCGCCGCTCCCCGCCGGCGCCGGCGCCATCGAGGAGGACAAATCCATCCCCACGCCCGGTGGCGGCACCGGCGGCCGCGCCAAAAAAAATCCGCCTCCCGGCAAGGAACTTTACCGCGCCGACGGCGCCATTTTCCAAGGCGGCTCGCACGGCAGCGTGTTGAAACAAATCGCCGGCGCCGGGGAAAATTACCCGGACTATCGCAAGGACAAACCCGACGCGCACTACGGCAACTTCCTCCGCTCCATCCTCGGCGAAGAGCAGCCCCATTCCCCCTTTGCCGTCAGCGGCCCCCTCTGCCAGACGATGGCAATCGGCATCATCGCCCAGCGCGTCTGCCGGCCCGGCGAGACATTAAAATTCGATGCGAAGGCAAAACGCATCACAAACAACGCCGCCGCCAACGCCCTCCTCGCGCACATCCCGCCCCGCGCCGGCTGGGAGCAGTTCTACAAATTATAA
- a CDS encoding 3-keto-disaccharide hydrolase translates to MKPSLPPNARRRVRALSLPWLLSAFALAPLALQAGPWEPLFNGRDLSGWKQVAGNATYEVAAGCIVGTTVNNSPNSFLATERPYGDFILEMEVMQDAEQAKNGGVQFRSELRPAQNGKPPLVFGYQFEIDPAPRAWTGGIYDEARRGWLYTGDMNPRGATLYRTGQWNRLRIEAIGSSLRTWVNGVPVASVADSLTPAGFIALQVHSVSKTDPAAAGRKTRWRDIRIQTRDLVPTPDDASVFQRNLLPNDLSPAERAAGWRLLWDGSTTAGWRGARKTTFPAAGWKIENGELIVNESGGAESKNGGDIVTEAEFSAFELQLEFKFTPGANSGVKYFVVEKLDSIGGGGSAIGLEYQILDDKKHPDAKLGRDGNRCLAGLYDLIAPDTLRVKGLGVIPKPGEWQHARIVVRPDGHVEHWLNGVRTVAYERGSAEFNALVAISKYKKTPGFGLAPKGPILLQDHGNQVRFRSIKIRELK, encoded by the coding sequence ATGAAACCATCCCTCCCTCCGAATGCGCGCCGCCGCGTGCGCGCCCTGTCCTTGCCGTGGTTGCTGTCCGCCTTTGCGCTCGCCCCGCTCGCCCTCCAAGCCGGGCCGTGGGAGCCGTTGTTCAACGGCCGCGATCTCTCCGGCTGGAAACAAGTCGCCGGCAACGCCACCTACGAGGTCGCCGCCGGCTGCATCGTCGGCACCACCGTCAACAATTCGCCCAACAGCTTCCTCGCCACCGAGCGCCCCTACGGCGACTTCATCCTCGAGATGGAGGTCATGCAGGACGCCGAGCAGGCCAAGAACGGCGGCGTGCAATTCCGCAGCGAGTTGCGCCCGGCCCAAAACGGCAAGCCGCCTCTCGTCTTCGGCTACCAGTTCGAGATCGACCCCGCCCCGCGCGCCTGGACCGGCGGCATCTACGACGAGGCGCGCCGCGGCTGGCTCTACACCGGCGACATGAACCCGCGGGGCGCGACGCTCTACCGCACCGGCCAGTGGAACCGCCTCCGCATCGAGGCCATCGGCTCCTCGCTCCGCACCTGGGTCAACGGCGTCCCCGTCGCGAGCGTCGCGGACAGCCTCACGCCGGCCGGCTTCATCGCGCTGCAAGTCCACTCCGTCTCCAAAACCGACCCCGCCGCGGCCGGTCGCAAAACCCGCTGGCGCGACATCCGCATCCAGACGCGCGACCTCGTCCCCACGCCCGACGACGCCTCCGTTTTCCAGCGCAACCTGCTCCCCAACGACCTCTCCCCCGCCGAGCGCGCCGCCGGCTGGCGCCTGCTCTGGGACGGCAGCACCACCGCGGGCTGGCGCGGCGCGCGCAAAACCACCTTCCCCGCCGCCGGCTGGAAAATCGAAAACGGCGAACTCATCGTCAACGAATCCGGCGGCGCCGAGTCGAAAAACGGCGGCGACATCGTCACCGAGGCGGAATTCTCCGCGTTCGAGCTGCAACTCGAATTCAAGTTCACGCCCGGCGCGAACAGCGGCGTGAAATATTTTGTCGTCGAAAAACTCGACTCCATCGGCGGCGGCGGCTCCGCCATCGGCCTCGAATATCAAATCCTCGACGACAAAAAACACCCCGACGCGAAACTCGGCCGCGACGGCAACCGCTGCCTCGCCGGTCTCTACGACCTCATCGCGCCGGACACCTTGCGCGTCAAGGGCCTGGGCGTCATCCCGAAACCCGGCGAATGGCAGCACGCGCGCATCGTCGTCCGCCCCGACGGGCACGTCGAGCATTGGTTGAACGGCGTCCGCACCGTCGCCTACGAGCGCGGTTCGGCGGAATTCAACGCGCTCGTCGCCATCAGCAAATATAAAAAGACGCCCGGCTTTGGCCTCGCCCCGAAAGGCCCCATCCTCCTGCAAGACCACGGCAACCAAGTCCGCTTCCGCAGCATAAAAATCCGCGAGTTAAAATAA